A segment of the Capnocytophaga sp. ARDL2 genome:
CAATCCAGCACCGTCCTGACCACGGTTGTGTTGTTTTTCCATCAAGAGGTACATTTTCTGAATGGCATAAAATGCAGTTCCGTATTTTTCTTTATAGAAAGATAGCGGTTTTTTAAGTCGTAAAAGTGCTATACCGCACTCGTGTTTGATAGCATCGCTCATAATATCGTGTGTTGTTTGTTTTATTAGAAATGTGATAATTTTTTAAATTCTTGCAATCGTTGGTCGATTTGTTTTTTGGAAAGATTGACAAGATTGTCTGTGCCAAATTTTTCAACGCAAAACGAAGCCATATTCGAACCGTGAATCAAAGCTTTTTTCATGGTGTCAAAATTGTAAACATCTTGCTCTGTCAAATAGGCTGCAAAACCACCCGCAAACGAATCTCCCGCACCTGTTGGGTCAAAAACTTCTTCCAATGGTAAAGCCGGAGCAAAAAACACTTCTTCTTTGTGGAAAAGCAACGCACCGTGTTCACCTTTTTTGATGATGACAAATTTAGGTCCCATATCGGCAATCATTTTGGCAGTTTTTCTCAGCGAATATTCACCAGACAATTGTCGAGCCTCTTCGTCGTTGATAGTGATTACATCTACCAATTGCAAAGCCTCTTTCAACTCGGCAAGGCTGTTGTCCATCCAAAAATTCATCGTATCGAGGAGAATCAATTTTGGTCGGCGACTCATCTGATTGACTACGCTGATTTGAATCGATGGGTGAAGATTACCTAAAAGTAAAACATCCGCGTCTTTGAAATTTTCTGGAACCACAGGCGAAAAATCTGCTAATACATTGAGTTGAGTTTCCAAAGTATCGCGCGAGTTGAGGTTGTTGTGGTAGCGACCTTTCCAGAAAAAAGTTTTTCCGTCGGCGATGGTTTCCACTCCCGTCAAATCGATGTTTTTGTTTTGTAAAAGCGT
Coding sequences within it:
- a CDS encoding PfkB family carbohydrate kinase; the encoded protein is MNKLLIVGTVAFDAIETPFGKTDKILGGSASYIGLSASYFQTLNGIVSVVGNDFPKEYFTLLQNKNIDLTGVETIADGKTFFWKGRYHNNLNSRDTLETQLNVLADFSPVVPENFKDADVLLLGNLHPSIQISVVNQMSRRPKLILLDTMNFWMDNSLAELKEALQLVDVITINDEEARQLSGEYSLRKTAKMIADMGPKFVIIKKGEHGALLFHKEEVFFAPALPLEEVFDPTGAGDSFAGGFAAYLTEQDVYNFDTMKKALIHGSNMASFCVEKFGTDNLVNLSKKQIDQRLQEFKKLSHF